A window of Thiocapsa bogorovii genomic DNA:
GAGCGCTTGGCCGACGTGGTCGGCGATTATCTGCGTGCGGCCGGCTTCCGGGTCCAGCATCTGGCGACCGGCACGGGTGCAGTCGCCTGGATCGAGCGGGAAGGACCGGATCTGATCTTGCTCGACCTGATGTTGCCGGGTCAGGACGGGTTGAGCATCTGTCGCGAGGTGCGCAGCCGCAGTCAGGTGCCCGTCATCATGACGACGGCACGGGTCGAGGAGATCGATCGTCTCCTCGGGCTTGAGCTGGGTGCCGACGACTATGTCTGTAAGCCCTACAGCCCGCGGGAGTTGGTGGCCCGCGTCAAGGCCGTCCTGAGACGCACGAGCAGGGCGCTCGAGCCGCGCCGGACAGGTTTCTTGACGCTTGAGCCGGAGCGATTGCAGGTCTCGCACGACGGCAAGGTCATCACGCTGACCGCCGTGGAGCTCGCATTGCTCGCCGCGCTCCAT
This region includes:
- a CDS encoding response regulator, producing the protein MSQIALPLILIVEDEERLADVVGDYLRAAGFRVQHLATGTGAVAWIEREGPDLILLDLMLPGQDGLSICREVRSRSQVPVIMTTARVEEIDRLLGLELGADDYVCKPYSPRELVARVKAVLRRTSRALEPRRTGFLTLEPERLQVSHDGKVITLTAVELALLAALHQAAGRILSRDHLMDRIYPDNRVVSDRTIDSHIKKLRRRLAELVPEVELIHSVYGVGYRYEEPDPKDPVSRGPS